The sequence GCCGAAGCGGCCACCCTGCCCGTGGCCTACCTGACCGCCTGGTATGCGCTCGTCCGGTTGGCCGGGCTCGGTGCCGGGGAGACAGCGCTGATCCAGTCGGCGGCGGGCGGCGTCGGGCTCGCAGCGATGAACGTTGCGCGCTTGTACGGCGCCAGGGTGCTGGCAACGAGCGGGACCGAGCGGAAGCGGCAGTACCTGCGGGAGCTCGGCGTCGAGCACGTGCTGGACTCGAGGTCGGTCGCGTTTGCCGACGGGGTGCGGGAGACCAGCCCGGACGGCGTCGATGTGGTGCTCAACTCGCTGGCCGGCAAGGCGCAGCAGGCCGGGCTCGGCCTGCTGCGCCTGCACGGCCGGTTCGTCGAGATCGGCAAGCGGGATATCTACGGCGGCGGCACGGTCGAGCTGGCACCCTTCCGGCGCAACATCAGCATGCACAGCGTCGATTTGCTGCTGTTGTCGCGGGTGGACCGGCCGCTGGTGCAGGCGCTGCTGGCCGAGCTGTCCCCGTTGTGGGCGGACGGGCGCCTCGAACCGCTGGCGCACGAGGTGTATCCGATGCGGGAGGCACCGACCGCGATCCAGACGCTGACGACCGGGCGGCACGTGGGCAAGGTGATCCTCATTGTGGACGGGCCGTGACGGTGTTCGCGGCCGTCCCTTTCGCTACGGCGGACACCGCCCGCCCCTGCCCACCGGAGCTCAGCCGGCCTCGGCCAGGACTTCGCCGAGCTGATCGCACATCCAGTCCAGTTGGCCGGGCTCGATGACGAGTGGCGGGGCGAAGCGGAGGGTGGAGCCGTGGGTGTCCTTGGCGAGCACGCCGCGGTCCAGGAGGCGTAGACAGGCCTGGCGGCCGGTGGTGAGTGCGGGGTCGAGGTCGATGCCGGCCCACAGGCCGCGGGACCTGACCGCGACGACGCCGCGGCCGGTCAGGTCCTCCAGCCGATCGCGCAGCCGTTCGCCCAATGCGGCTGCCCGGGCCTGGTATTCACCGCTGCGCAGCAGCTCGACCACGGCATGGCCGACGGCGGCGGCGAGTGGGTTGCCACCGAAGGTGGAGCCGTGGCTGCCGGGGCGGATGACGTCGAGGACGTCGTGGCGGGAGACCACGGCGGACACCGGAACGATGCCTCCGCCGAGGGCCTTGCCGAGGATGTAGACGTCGGGGGTGACGTCCTCGGCGTCGCAGGCGAATGTGGTGCCGGTACGGCCGAGGCCGGACTGGATCTCGTCCGCGAGGAACAGCACGTTCTCGCGGCTGCACACGTCCCGGACAGCCTGGAGGTAGCCCGGCGGAGGGATGACCACGCCGGCCTCACCCTGGATGGGTTCGAGGAGCACCGCCACGGTGTTCTCGTCGACCGCCGCTTCCAGCGCCGCGCTGTCACCGTAGGGGACGCTGCGGAAGCCGGGGGTGAAGGGGCCGAAGCCTTCGCGGGCGACGGGGTCGGCGGAGAAGCTGACGATCGTGGTGGTGCGCCCGTGGAAGTTGCCGTCGGCCACGATGATGGTGGCGCGGTCCGGGGCGACGCCCTTGCGCTCACGGCCCCATTTGCGGGCGACCTTGATCGCGGTCTCCACGGCCTCGGCACCGGTGTTCATGGGCAGCACGAGATCCATGCCGGCCAGGTCGGCGAGGTCTCGGCAGAACGGTCCGAGGCGGTCGTTGTGGAACGCCCGGCTGGTCAGGGTGAGGCGGGCCAGCTGCTCCTGGGCCGCGGCGGTCAGCCGGGGGTGGGCATGGCCGAAGTTGAGGGCCGAGTATCCGGCCAGGCAGTCCAGGTAGCGGCGGCCTTCGACATCGGTGACCCAGGCGCCCTGGCCGGAGGCCAGTACCACGGGCAGGGGGGCGTAGTTGCGGGCGGTGGCCGTCTCGGCCAGCGACACATGATGCTGGGTCGTGGAGCCGGGGTGGGGCATGCCGTGCGTTTCTGTGGTGGTCATGAGGCGGTCCTTGGGTGCGAAAGCGGGAAAGGCGCGAAAGGCGTGAAGGGCAGAAGGCGGCGGGGAGTTCAGGTGAGCGGTTCCGCGGCAGCCAGGTAGCCGGCGAGCATGGCGCGGGCGACGTCGCGGATCCGCTCGTCGGGGGGCAGGAACGTGGGCGAGTGCAGTTGCTCGGTGCCCCCGTGGGTGCCGACGAACAGCATCAGCGACGGCAGCTGCGCACAGAAGAAGGAGAAATCGTCGGAGCCGGCGGAGCGCAGGTCGTCACCGGCGCTCAGACCGAGCGTGCCGAGCAGCGGTCTCGTGGCGGCGGTCAGATCCGGGTCGTTGTCGAGCACGGGCTCTCCACGGGTGATGTCCACCTGCGCGGTGCAGCCATGGGTCTGTGCCACCAGTCCGGCGACCTCCGCCAGCCGGGTGTGCAGCATCTCGCGGTCGTCGTTGCCCAGCGCGCGCAATGTGCCGCGGGCTTCGGCGGTGCCGGGGATGACGTTGGCGGCGGTACCGGCCGCGAGGGTGCTGACCGTGAGCACTACGTGGGACATGGGGTCGGTACCGCGGCTGACCAGACTCTGCAGGGCGACGACGATATGGGCCAGGGTGACGACGGGGTCGCGGGTGAGGTGCGGGTAGGCGGCGTGGCCGCTGCGGCCCCGGACCGTGATCGTGAATTCGTCGGCCGAGGCGTTGACGCCGCCGGGGGTGCAGGCGACGGTGCCGGCCGGGAGCAGTGGCTGCACATGCGCTCCGATCACCGCCCGGCACTCCTCCCGGCCGAGGATGCCGTCCTCGACGATGTCCCGGGCGCCGGAAGGGTAGGTCTCCTCCCTCGGTTGCAGGACCGCCAGCAGGGGGGCCGGGCCGCCGGTCCGGTCGACGGCCCGGGCAAGGGCGGTGAGCGCGGCCAGGTGCACGTCGTGGCCGCAGGCGTGCATGAGGCCGGGGTGTTCGGACGTCCATGCCGCGCCGGTCTTCTCCTGTACCGCCAGGGCATCGAGTTCGGCGCGGACGGCAACGGCGGGGCCCGGGCCGCCGATCCGGAGAACGGCACCGGTGTCCGCGACCTTGGTGGTGGAGCCTGCGGGCAGTGCGGCGAGCACGAGGTCGCGGGTGGAGGCTTCGGCGCCGGACAGGCAGGGGCGGGCGTGGATGCGGTGGCGCAGTGCGGCGGCGGCCGGCAGTTCCTCTTCGAGCGCGGCGGCCAGCGCGGTCAGGTGATCGCCGGTCATGCTTGGTCCTCCAGCCGGTAGACGCGGCGGGCGTTGTCGTGGCCGATCATGCGCACCACTTTGAGTGCTTCCTCGACGTCCCACTCCCCGCTCTCGGTCCACGCGGCGAGAGTCCTGGCCATGCCGCGACGCCACAGCAGGGCGCCGAGGTGATGCAGTTCCGGCGGCCCCCAGGCGTCGGAGGAGAAGA is a genomic window of Streptomyces sp. Edi2 containing:
- a CDS encoding zinc-binding dehydrogenase, with the translated sequence MDSYVLHAERPGDMDSLAACPRLRRAPEPGEVEIEVRAAGVNFAHVLVVLGMGTVFGESEAHELGLDGVGTVVRVGSGAPGLHVGDRVLFFHEGAFASHVTVPTELVVAAPAALSDAEAATLPVAYLTAWYALVRLAGLGAGETALIQSAAGGVGLAAMNVARLYGARVLATSGTERKRQYLRELGVEHVLDSRSVAFADGVRETSPDGVDVVLNSLAGKAQQAGLGLLRLHGRFVEIGKRDIYGGGTVELAPFRRNISMHSVDLLLLSRVDRPLVQALLAELSPLWADGRLEPLAHEVYPMREAPTAIQTLTTGRHVGKVILIVDGP
- the rocD gene encoding ornithine--oxo-acid transaminase; this translates as MPHPGSTTQHHVSLAETATARNYAPLPVVLASGQGAWVTDVEGRRYLDCLAGYSALNFGHAHPRLTAAAQEQLARLTLTSRAFHNDRLGPFCRDLADLAGMDLVLPMNTGAEAVETAIKVARKWGRERKGVAPDRATIIVADGNFHGRTTTIVSFSADPVAREGFGPFTPGFRSVPYGDSAALEAAVDENTVAVLLEPIQGEAGVVIPPPGYLQAVRDVCSRENVLFLADEIQSGLGRTGTTFACDAEDVTPDVYILGKALGGGIVPVSAVVSRHDVLDVIRPGSHGSTFGGNPLAAAVGHAVVELLRSGEYQARAAALGERLRDRLEDLTGRGVVAVRSRGLWAGIDLDPALTTGRQACLRLLDRGVLAKDTHGSTLRFAPPLVIEPGQLDWMCDQLGEVLAEAG
- a CDS encoding M20 family metallopeptidase, encoding MTGDHLTALAAALEEELPAAAALRHRIHARPCLSGAEASTRDLVLAALPAGSTTKVADTGAVLRIGGPGPAVAVRAELDALAVQEKTGAAWTSEHPGLMHACGHDVHLAALTALARAVDRTGGPAPLLAVLQPREETYPSGARDIVEDGILGREECRAVIGAHVQPLLPAGTVACTPGGVNASADEFTITVRGRSGHAAYPHLTRDPVVTLAHIVVALQSLVSRGTDPMSHVVLTVSTLAAGTAANVIPGTAEARGTLRALGNDDREMLHTRLAEVAGLVAQTHGCTAQVDITRGEPVLDNDPDLTAATRPLLGTLGLSAGDDLRSAGSDDFSFFCAQLPSLMLFVGTHGGTEQLHSPTFLPPDERIRDVARAMLAGYLAAAEPLT